One Halocalculus aciditolerans DNA segment encodes these proteins:
- a CDS encoding TrmB family transcriptional regulator produces the protein MSRDRSPVELAERLDLTEYEATALTELLSLGRTTAPDLAEATGIPKARIYGVLDSLADRGFVKMIPGRPKHYQPKSPGAILDRAVENERQEFEAYQQEIEANREAFLAEFEPRFAQASSDVTPTEELFWVVDVGEASERETRSLYREAEERVKVITKSFEYFDRVEAAFGDALARGVDVSVLFLHPDHLDAENAATQADIVERIRAGYPEADIRFSTGKLPWRGTFADPSMEYDTGRAILLVEEKDVPLSMRQAAVTENGSFVAGLERFFDLVWEHESATPDAVLD, from the coding sequence ATGAGTCGCGATCGCTCCCCGGTGGAGCTCGCAGAGCGCTTGGATTTGACGGAGTACGAGGCGACGGCGCTCACGGAACTGCTCTCGCTGGGACGGACGACTGCGCCCGACCTCGCGGAGGCGACGGGGATTCCGAAGGCCCGCATCTACGGGGTGTTGGACTCGCTCGCGGACCGCGGGTTCGTGAAGATGATTCCGGGGCGGCCGAAGCACTACCAGCCGAAGTCACCGGGGGCGATTCTCGACCGGGCAGTAGAAAACGAACGCCAGGAGTTCGAGGCGTACCAACAGGAGATCGAGGCGAACCGGGAGGCGTTTCTGGCGGAGTTCGAGCCCCGGTTCGCGCAGGCGAGCAGCGACGTGACGCCGACGGAGGAGCTGTTCTGGGTCGTCGACGTCGGGGAGGCGTCGGAGCGGGAGACGCGGTCGCTCTACCGCGAGGCGGAAGAGCGAGTGAAGGTCATCACGAAGTCCTTCGAGTACTTCGACCGCGTGGAGGCGGCGTTCGGTGACGCGCTCGCGCGCGGCGTCGACGTGAGCGTGCTCTTCTTGCACCCGGACCATCTCGACGCGGAGAACGCGGCGACGCAGGCGGACATCGTCGAGCGGATTCGCGCGGGCTATCCGGAGGCCGACATCCGGTTCAGCACGGGGAAACTGCCGTGGCGCGGGACGTTCGCGGACCCGTCGATGGAGTACGACACGGGGCGGGCGATTCTGCTGGTCGAGGAGAAGGACGTGCCGTTGAGCATGCGGCAGGCCGCGGTGACGGAGAACGGGTCGTTCGTCGCCGGCCTCGAACGCTTCTTCGACCTCGTCTGGGAGCACGAGTCTGCGACGCCCGACGCCGTCCTCGACTGA
- a CDS encoding DUF7504 family protein, translating to MYDVGDVLPVDAIQPGTNLMIGGPPMSGKAELGRTLVEDGLAAGDGAVVISTRDDATRLLDDSPAIADGVANGHAGVIDCVTRERGEAARDRGWIRYVSSPGDVTEIGIRTAGFFTALAENDRDTIRGGLLSIPTMLMYTDPRRLFRFLHVFTGKVQSGGHLGIALTELGDRETFERFAPLFDGMIQTRLTDDYERQLRVVGVDPSPTDWVPY from the coding sequence ATGTACGACGTGGGCGACGTGCTCCCGGTCGACGCCATCCAACCGGGGACGAACCTGATGATCGGCGGTCCGCCGATGTCCGGCAAGGCCGAACTCGGCCGGACGCTCGTCGAAGACGGCCTCGCCGCCGGCGACGGCGCAGTCGTCATCTCCACTCGCGACGACGCCACTCGCCTCCTCGACGACTCCCCCGCCATCGCCGACGGCGTCGCCAACGGCCACGCCGGCGTCATCGACTGCGTCACCCGCGAACGCGGCGAGGCCGCACGCGACCGCGGGTGGATTCGGTACGTCTCCTCGCCCGGCGACGTCACCGAAATCGGCATCCGAACGGCCGGCTTCTTCACCGCGCTCGCCGAGAACGACCGCGACACCATCCGCGGCGGCCTGCTCTCCATCCCCACGATGCTCATGTACACCGACCCCCGGCGGCTCTTTCGCTTCCTCCACGTCTTCACCGGGAAAGTACAGAGCGGCGGCCACCTCGGCATCGCCCTCACCGAACTCGGCGACAGAGAGACGTTCGAACGGTTCGCACCCCTCTTCGACGGCATGATTCAAACCCGACTCACCGACGACTACGAACGCCAACTCCGCGTCGTCGGCGTCGATCCCTCCCCGACCGACTGGGTCCCCTACTAA
- the arcD gene encoding arginine/ornithine antiporter ArcD → MVSFDFQPLTYDDIPPEKRPSAAQALVPVLGMIVFLGVGSGILKLAPHAPLLWSIVLTGLVGRYWLGYAWDDLYDGLASSLLMGLQAILILFTIYALIATWVSAGTIPALMYYGLGVLTPKVFLPATAILAAVVAFSIGSSWTTAGTLGVAFIGIGHGLGIPAPMTAGAILSGAYAGDKQSPLSDTTNLAAAVTNTDLYDHIDAMQVGTLVALGASVLLYAYLGLSAGGAIPVGQVESIRSALAGTYALGPLVVLPLVVTFALALYGIPALPTLVAGVFAGATTTVVVQGRAFTAAWDVFLNGTGPETGMDLVNSLLATGGLSGSAWTISIVVLALALGGLLERTGVLASLARALTRIVWSRGSLIAGTGVSAFVVNALSAQQYMSIVVPGMSLRNLYDDYELDTANLSRAVEAAGTPTGALIPWHAGGVYMAGVFQLSSSLQYAPYYFFAYLSPLVLFVMAATGWQLIPEDGASDAPADATAE, encoded by the coding sequence GTGGTATCCTTCGACTTCCAGCCCCTGACGTACGACGACATTCCGCCCGAGAAACGCCCCTCGGCCGCGCAGGCACTCGTCCCCGTCCTGGGGATGATCGTCTTCCTCGGCGTCGGCTCGGGGATACTGAAACTCGCCCCGCACGCCCCGCTCCTCTGGAGCATCGTCCTCACCGGGCTCGTCGGCCGGTACTGGCTCGGCTACGCGTGGGACGACCTCTACGACGGCCTCGCGAGCAGCCTCCTCATGGGTCTCCAGGCGATCCTCATTCTCTTCACCATCTACGCGCTCATCGCCACCTGGGTGAGCGCCGGCACCATCCCCGCGCTCATGTACTACGGTCTCGGCGTCCTCACCCCGAAGGTCTTCCTCCCCGCGACCGCCATCCTCGCCGCCGTCGTCGCGTTCTCCATCGGGAGCTCGTGGACGACCGCCGGCACGCTCGGCGTCGCCTTCATCGGTATCGGCCACGGCCTCGGCATCCCCGCGCCCATGACCGCCGGCGCGATTCTCTCCGGCGCGTACGCGGGCGACAAACAGAGCCCCCTCTCCGACACCACGAACCTCGCCGCCGCCGTCACCAACACCGACCTCTACGACCACATCGACGCGATGCAGGTCGGCACCCTCGTCGCGCTCGGCGCGTCCGTCCTCCTCTACGCCTACCTCGGTCTCAGCGCCGGCGGCGCGATTCCCGTCGGCCAGGTCGAGAGCATCCGCAGCGCCCTCGCCGGTACCTACGCGCTCGGCCCGCTCGTCGTCCTCCCGCTCGTCGTCACCTTCGCCCTCGCCCTCTACGGCATCCCCGCGCTCCCCACGCTCGTCGCCGGCGTCTTCGCCGGCGCGACGACGACGGTCGTCGTGCAGGGCCGCGCGTTCACCGCCGCCTGGGACGTCTTCCTCAACGGCACCGGACCCGAGACCGGGATGGACCTCGTGAACAGCCTCCTCGCCACCGGCGGGCTCTCCGGGAGCGCGTGGACCATCTCCATCGTCGTCCTCGCGCTCGCGCTCGGCGGCCTCCTCGAACGCACCGGCGTTCTCGCCTCCCTCGCCCGCGCCCTCACCCGCATCGTCTGGAGTCGCGGCAGCCTCATCGCCGGCACCGGCGTCTCCGCGTTCGTCGTGAACGCGCTCTCCGCCCAGCAGTACATGAGCATCGTCGTCCCCGGGATGAGCCTCCGGAACCTCTACGACGACTACGAGCTCGACACCGCGAACCTCTCGCGCGCCGTCGAAGCCGCCGGCACGCCGACCGGCGCGCTCATCCCGTGGCACGCCGGCGGCGTCTACATGGCCGGCGTCTTCCAGCTCTCCTCCAGCCTCCAGTACGCCCCCTACTACTTCTTCGCCTACCTCTCCCCGCTCGTCCTCTTCGTCATGGCCGCCACCGGCTGGCAGCTCATCCCCGAAGACGGTGCGAGCGACGCGCCCGCCGACGCTACCGCTGAATAG
- a CDS encoding BsuPI-related putative proteinase inhibitor → MPLEATVDVDVQASAVAFTLTVENTGPEAVDLTFEADQDAEFTVSEAGRDVWRWSSGRAFTQLMRTTEVPPGESFTARGAWRRPTPGDYRVDAELEAMRDVRAAATFSVGSDDSVE, encoded by the coding sequence ATGCCGCTCGAAGCCACCGTGGACGTCGACGTCCAAGCGTCCGCTGTCGCGTTCACGCTCACCGTCGAGAACACCGGACCGGAAGCAGTCGACCTCACCTTCGAGGCCGACCAGGACGCGGAGTTCACCGTCTCCGAGGCCGGCCGCGACGTCTGGCGGTGGAGTAGCGGCCGCGCGTTCACCCAGCTCATGCGAACGACGGAAGTTCCGCCCGGCGAATCGTTCACTGCCCGCGGCGCGTGGCGACGCCCCACGCCCGGCGACTACCGCGTCGACGCCGAACTCGAAGCGATGCGGGACGTTCGCGCAGCCGCCACGTTCTCAGTCGGCTCGGACGACTCAGTCGAGTGA
- a CDS encoding NAD-dependent epimerase/dehydratase family protein translates to MELTGKRILVTGGAGLIGSELAGALADENHVLVVDDFSNSSDADLPDGVEFVEGDLTDESVVADVVTEDLDAVFHLAAADKYVNSAEPRRQFEANHELTYNLLERMAEVGVDHFLFTSSSTVYGEAPRPTPEDYAPLEPISIYGATKLSEESLLSVYAHSHDFTVWNFRFANIVGDRFGAGVVPDFVEKLDENGETLTILGNGRQEKSYMHVSECVEAMCHVVEHATGSMNTFNLGTRTTTSVNTIADIVADEMGVDPDYEYTGGDRGWTGDVPKMRLSIEKLAALGYEPDLSSDESVRRAARDLVASLD, encoded by the coding sequence ATGGAACTCACCGGGAAGCGAATTCTCGTCACGGGCGGCGCGGGCCTCATCGGGAGCGAACTCGCGGGCGCGCTCGCCGACGAGAACCACGTCCTCGTCGTCGACGACTTCTCGAACAGCAGCGACGCCGACCTCCCCGACGGCGTCGAGTTCGTCGAGGGTGACCTCACGGACGAGTCGGTGGTCGCGGACGTCGTCACCGAGGACCTCGACGCGGTCTTCCACCTCGCGGCGGCGGACAAGTACGTGAACTCAGCGGAGCCTCGAAGGCAGTTCGAGGCGAACCACGAACTCACGTACAACCTCCTCGAACGCATGGCGGAAGTCGGCGTCGACCACTTCCTCTTCACGTCCTCCTCGACAGTGTACGGGGAAGCGCCGCGGCCGACGCCCGAGGACTACGCGCCCCTCGAACCCATCAGCATCTACGGCGCGACGAAGCTCTCGGAGGAATCCCTGCTCTCCGTCTACGCGCACAGCCACGACTTTACGGTGTGGAACTTCCGATTCGCGAACATCGTCGGCGACCGCTTCGGCGCGGGCGTCGTCCCCGACTTCGTCGAGAAGCTCGACGAGAACGGCGAGACGCTCACCATCCTCGGGAACGGCCGGCAGGAGAAGTCCTACATGCACGTCTCGGAGTGCGTCGAGGCGATGTGCCACGTCGTCGAGCACGCCACCGGGTCGATGAACACGTTCAACCTCGGGACGCGCACGACGACGTCCGTGAACACCATCGCGGACATCGTCGCCGACGAGATGGGCGTCGACCCCGACTACGAGTACACCGGCGGCGACCGCGGCTGGACGGGCGACGTCCCGAAGATGCGCCTCTCCATCGAGAAACTCGCGGCGCTCGGCTACGAACCCGACCTCTCGAGCGACGAGTCCGTCCGCCGCGCCGCGCGCGACCTCGTCGCGTCACTCGACTGA
- a CDS encoding SDR family NAD(P)-dependent oxidoreductase, which produces MTQRAEVEAGVGDAALDGQTAFVTGATSGVGREVALALGRLGARVVIHGRDETRGRAVADDLDALDADPAFLAGDFADPDAPEQLAAAVADRVDSLDILVHAAGAHFRNASFADYDGGVERTFAVNQLAPFALTETLRAQLSLDRVVIVSSEVHRRADGGDLARDAVTTLDGYEGFHAYSRSKLANAVWARALAERTDLSVASCHPGFVPGSGLWRTTSLPLSLLMRVFDALSQRLVGRLVDTAPEAAATPTYLAVADDIERGAYYRDCAPGDPSDAVTDDALADHVWNVSADLTE; this is translated from the coding sequence ATGACTCAGCGAGCGGAAGTCGAAGCCGGCGTCGGCGACGCAGCCCTCGACGGACAGACCGCGTTCGTGACGGGCGCGACCAGCGGCGTCGGCCGCGAAGTCGCGCTCGCCCTCGGCCGTCTCGGCGCGCGCGTCGTCATTCACGGCCGCGACGAGACCCGCGGCCGCGCCGTCGCCGACGACCTCGACGCCCTCGATGCGGACCCGGCCTTCCTCGCCGGCGACTTCGCCGACCCCGACGCGCCCGAACAGCTCGCCGCCGCGGTCGCCGACCGCGTCGACTCCCTCGACATCCTCGTCCACGCCGCGGGCGCGCACTTCCGAAACGCGAGCTTTGCGGACTACGACGGCGGCGTCGAACGGACGTTCGCCGTGAACCAGCTCGCGCCGTTCGCGCTCACCGAGACGCTCCGCGCGCAGCTATCGCTCGACCGCGTCGTCATCGTCTCCTCCGAAGTCCACCGACGCGCCGACGGCGGCGACCTCGCTCGCGACGCCGTCACTACCCTCGACGGCTACGAGGGCTTCCACGCCTACTCGCGGTCGAAGCTCGCGAACGCGGTCTGGGCGCGCGCCCTCGCCGAACGAACCGACCTCTCCGTGGCGTCCTGCCACCCCGGCTTCGTCCCCGGGAGCGGCCTCTGGCGCACGACGAGTCTCCCGCTCTCCCTCCTCATGCGCGTGTTCGACGCCCTCTCCCAGCGGCTCGTCGGCCGCCTCGTCGACACCGCCCCGGAAGCCGCCGCCACCCCCACCTACCTCGCCGTCGCCGACGACATCGAGCGCGGGGCGTACTACCGAGACTGCGCACCCGGCGACCCCAGCGACGCCGTCACCGACGACGCGCTCGCCGACCACGTCTGGAACGTCTCCGCCGACCTCACCGAGTAA
- a CDS encoding tRNA (cytidine(56)-2'-O)-methyltransferase produces the protein MQGENEVVVCRFGHRPGRDDRMTTHVGLTARALGADRVVFPDNAGQSKETVEDITERFGGPFEVELSDEQPALIRGWDGTVVHLTMYGERVQDVEGDVRDAHEEGDLLVVVGGEKVPFSVYEAADYNVGVTNQPHSEVAGLAVFLDRLFDGRELEREWADADRRVIPEATGKNVVSVDDECAGGE, from the coding sequence ATGCAGGGCGAAAACGAGGTCGTGGTGTGTCGGTTCGGGCATCGACCGGGGCGCGACGACCGGATGACGACGCACGTCGGACTGACCGCGCGGGCGCTCGGCGCAGACAGAGTGGTGTTCCCGGACAACGCCGGACAGTCGAAAGAGACAGTCGAGGACATCACGGAGCGGTTCGGCGGGCCGTTCGAGGTGGAGTTGTCGGACGAGCAGCCGGCGCTCATCCGAGGCTGGGATGGGACGGTGGTCCACTTGACGATGTACGGCGAGCGCGTGCAGGACGTCGAGGGCGACGTTCGCGACGCCCACGAGGAAGGCGACCTGCTCGTCGTCGTCGGCGGGGAGAAGGTCCCGTTCTCGGTGTACGAGGCGGCGGATTACAACGTCGGCGTGACGAATCAGCCGCACTCCGAGGTCGCGGGGCTCGCGGTCTTCCTCGACCGGCTCTTCGACGGCCGGGAGCTGGAGCGGGAGTGGGCGGACGCGGACCGCCGCGTGATTCCCGAGGCGACCGGGAAGAACGTGGTGTCCGTCGACGACGAGTGCGCGGGCGGCGAGTGA
- a CDS encoding transcription factor, with translation MAFEELLEDPVVQRYLHELVGPTGMPVAVSPPDGEVTDEELAERLDLELNDVRRALFILYENDLASYRRVRDEDSGWLTYLWTFEYDNIPDNLVDEMERLLGALRERRDYELDNEFYLCQVCSIRFEFAEAMDLGFECPECGSQVEAMENRDLVGAMDERIENLERELGLG, from the coding sequence ATGGCTTTTGAGGAACTCTTGGAGGACCCGGTGGTTCAGCGGTATCTCCACGAGCTGGTGGGGCCGACGGGGATGCCGGTCGCGGTGTCCCCGCCGGACGGGGAAGTGACGGACGAAGAGCTCGCGGAGCGCCTCGACCTCGAGTTGAACGACGTGCGGCGCGCGCTCTTCATCCTCTACGAGAACGACCTGGCGAGCTACCGCCGGGTCCGCGACGAGGACTCCGGGTGGCTGACGTACCTCTGGACGTTCGAGTACGACAACATCCCGGACAACCTCGTAGACGAGATGGAGCGCCTGCTCGGCGCGCTGAGAGAGCGCCGCGACTACGAACTCGACAACGAATTCTACCTCTGTCAGGTGTGCTCGATTCGGTTCGAGTTCGCGGAGGCGATGGACCTCGGCTTCGAGTGCCCCGAATGTGGCTCGCAGGTCGAAGCGATGGAGAACCGCGACCTCGTCGGTGCGATGGACGAACGCATCGAGAACCTCGAACGCGAACTGGGGCTGGGCTAA
- a CDS encoding DUF2110 family protein encodes MVVLATKVYVSGDARDRALDGLRSLVQNDVGDLDVEFDVGVRRDDFPTVTVEGEDATVARNVLRETWGEITPDFEAGEVHVGTLEHWDDDGFVLDAGEDVRVPAGELGLGPGTPDQIRTRFGLVQHLPLRFVYGDDDPCRLADDERDRLFEWTRAETGRVNVNSATRGQVRATVNRAGHAQDIVTVERLGLLEQSIVCGEGTDPPGLLASIGGHLRSELLAVVP; translated from the coding sequence ATGGTCGTCCTCGCGACGAAAGTCTACGTCTCCGGTGACGCCCGCGACCGCGCGCTCGACGGCCTCCGCTCCCTCGTGCAGAACGACGTCGGCGACCTCGACGTCGAGTTCGACGTCGGCGTGCGCCGCGACGACTTCCCCACCGTGACGGTCGAGGGCGAGGACGCCACGGTCGCGCGGAACGTCCTCCGCGAGACGTGGGGCGAAATCACGCCGGACTTCGAAGCGGGCGAAGTCCACGTCGGCACGCTCGAACACTGGGACGACGACGGCTTCGTCCTCGACGCCGGTGAAGACGTCCGCGTGCCGGCGGGCGAACTCGGCCTCGGCCCGGGGACGCCCGACCAGATTCGCACGCGCTTCGGCCTCGTCCAACACCTCCCGCTCCGGTTCGTCTACGGCGACGACGACCCCTGCCGGCTCGCGGACGACGAGCGCGACCGGCTCTTCGAGTGGACGCGCGCCGAGACCGGCCGCGTGAACGTGAACTCCGCGACGCGCGGCCAGGTCCGCGCGACCGTGAACCGCGCCGGCCACGCACAGGACATCGTCACCGTCGAACGCCTCGGCCTCTTAGAGCAGAGCATCGTCTGCGGCGAAGGGACGGATCCGCCGGGCCTGCTGGCGAGCATCGGCGGCCACCTCCGCTCGGAACTGCTCGCCGTCGTTCCATGA
- a CDS encoding DUF5803 family protein, with protein MTSRRLLAVTALLALVALGGCVGGPGGTGAAPDNTTYDWHTNATGSDVTVNVTSDYYYAVYEVENRSTVSLSRPSELGGNTGVTVGAPAFRYENGTVTRNLTVDAQNQQTVVTLPAERGQLAYTSPSTTRSVIVPVAVNGSYDVALPPGMRAEIPVLGSVTPGGYALSIEENRAHYRWASIDDATIEVQYYLHRDAYIFAGLLVALAIIAVLGTLYLRRQVRELEQARRDAGLDP; from the coding sequence ATGACGTCACGCCGCCTCCTCGCCGTCACGGCGCTCCTCGCGCTCGTGGCGCTCGGAGGCTGCGTCGGCGGCCCCGGCGGGACCGGGGCCGCTCCGGACAACACGACGTACGACTGGCACACGAACGCCACGGGGAGCGACGTCACCGTGAACGTCACCTCCGACTACTACTACGCCGTCTACGAGGTCGAGAACCGCTCGACCGTATCACTCTCCCGGCCGAGCGAGCTCGGCGGGAACACCGGCGTCACGGTCGGCGCGCCCGCGTTCCGCTACGAGAACGGTACAGTCACGCGGAATCTCACCGTCGACGCGCAGAACCAACAGACCGTCGTGACCCTCCCGGCCGAACGCGGCCAGCTCGCCTACACGTCCCCGTCGACGACGCGCTCCGTCATCGTGCCCGTCGCCGTGAACGGGAGCTACGACGTCGCCCTGCCGCCCGGGATGCGCGCCGAAATCCCCGTTCTCGGCAGCGTCACCCCCGGCGGGTACGCCCTCAGCATCGAGGAGAACCGCGCGCACTACCGCTGGGCGAGCATCGACGACGCCACCATCGAGGTCCAATACTACCTCCACCGCGACGCCTACATCTTCGCCGGCCTCCTCGTCGCGCTCGCCATCATCGCCGTCCTCGGCACGCTCTACCTCCGCCGCCAGGTCCGCGAACTCGAACAGGCGCGCCGCGACGCCGGCCTCGACCCCTAA
- a CDS encoding competence/damage-inducible protein A translates to MDVAVVTVGDELLSGDTANTNATWLGRRLTERGATVRRVTVVPDDVEEIAATVRDLSERYDAVVVTGGLGPTHDDVTMDGVAAAFDRDLTDHPDAAAWFAGESDYTGDLAPGTTHLPEGARMLPNEVGVAPGCVVEHCYVLPGVPAEMEAMFDRVAGEFTGERRHVETVYVDAPESALVDAFDELRERFDVGVGSYPGDGVRVKIQSVDAARARDAAAWFRERVDGRDEEPSER, encoded by the coding sequence ATGGATGTCGCGGTCGTCACGGTCGGCGACGAACTCCTCAGCGGTGATACGGCGAACACGAACGCGACGTGGCTCGGCCGCCGGCTCACCGAGCGCGGCGCGACCGTCCGCCGCGTCACCGTCGTCCCCGACGACGTCGAGGAAATCGCGGCGACCGTCCGCGACCTGAGCGAGCGCTACGACGCGGTCGTCGTCACGGGCGGCCTCGGCCCGACGCACGACGACGTGACGATGGACGGCGTCGCCGCGGCGTTCGACCGCGACCTCACCGACCACCCGGACGCCGCCGCGTGGTTCGCCGGCGAGTCCGACTACACGGGCGACCTCGCCCCCGGAACGACCCACCTCCCGGAGGGCGCGCGCATGCTCCCGAACGAGGTCGGCGTCGCCCCCGGCTGCGTCGTCGAGCACTGCTACGTCCTCCCCGGCGTCCCCGCGGAGATGGAAGCGATGTTCGACCGCGTCGCCGGCGAGTTCACGGGCGAGCGCCGGCACGTCGAAACCGTCTACGTCGACGCGCCGGAGTCCGCGCTGGTCGACGCGTTCGATGAGCTCCGCGAGCGCTTCGACGTCGGCGTCGGCAGCTATCCGGGCGACGGGGTGCGCGTGAAGATACAGTCAGTGGACGCGGCGCGCGCCCGCGACGCCGCCGCGTGGTTCCGCGAGCGCGTCGACGGTCGAGACGAAGAGCCGAGCGAGCGTTAG